One window of Mixophyes fleayi isolate aMixFle1 chromosome 3, aMixFle1.hap1, whole genome shotgun sequence genomic DNA carries:
- the MSGN1 gene encoding mesogenin-1, which yields MDTLHQPIVKMEEDYALCSDSDPESAYLSTSWDWKQNNENYSLSQTPSPQSLSSAASYESPFSGSSHPSSLEEMPYSEDMVAYRVLQYPAECQHKMERSKGGHNKSGQQSFKAVMSTQRRRKASEREKMRMRAIAEALHTLRTNLPPVYSQGRQPLTKIQTLKCTISYIEELTTLLNNSKGT from the coding sequence ATGGACACTCTTCACCAACCTATTGTAAAGATGGAAGAGGACTATGCCCTGTGTTCAGACTCGGACCCCGAATCTGCTTACTTGTCCACCTCTTGGGACTGGAAACAAAACAACGAGAACTATTCTCTTAGCCAGACTCCGTCCCCACAGAGTTTGTCTTCTGCTGCCTCCTATGAGTCTCCATTTTCTGGTTCCTCACATCCATCCAGCCTGGAGGAGATGCCCTACAGCGAGGATATGGTTGCTTACAGGGTGTTACAGTACCCTGCTGAATGCCAGCACAAAATGGAACGGAGCAAAGGAGGTCACAATAAAAGTGGTCAGCAAAGTTTCAAAGCTGTTATGAGCACCCAACGCAGGAGAAAGGCCAGTGagagggagaagatgaggatgagGGCCATAGCTGAGGCACTTCATACCCTGAGAACGAATCTGCCACCAGTCTACAGCCAGGGCAGACAACCTCTCACCAAGATCCAGACGTTAAAATGTACCATCTCCTACATTGAGGAGCTTACCACCCTTCTCAACAACTCCAAAGGGACATAA